A stretch of Lysinibacillus agricola DNA encodes these proteins:
- a CDS encoding methionine ABC transporter permease, with the protein MNSIQSFFADWSDVIGKSIIETFQMVGISLFFSILIGIPLGLLIVLTRPGQSFENKFLYQFSNLFINIIRSVPFIILLFFILPFTKLIVGTTIGVKGVIVPLVVYTAPYIARLMETALLEVDPGVVEAYTAMGIKRRHIIWNVLLREARPSIILGLTIATIGLIGATAMAGMVGAGGLGDLAYRYGHLRYEVDVMYATVFILIILVQIIQSIGNRFAAKLKKD; encoded by the coding sequence ATGAATAGCATTCAAAGCTTCTTTGCAGACTGGTCAGATGTTATTGGAAAGTCTATTATCGAAACCTTCCAAATGGTCGGGATTTCATTATTCTTTTCTATTTTAATTGGGATTCCTTTAGGGCTTTTAATCGTTTTAACTCGCCCGGGGCAATCGTTTGAAAATAAATTTCTCTATCAATTTTCCAATTTATTTATTAATATTATTCGCTCGGTACCATTCATTATTTTGCTATTCTTCATTTTACCGTTCACGAAGCTAATCGTTGGCACAACTATTGGTGTAAAAGGTGTTATTGTGCCGCTTGTTGTTTATACAGCGCCTTATATTGCGCGACTTATGGAAACGGCACTTTTAGAAGTTGATCCAGGTGTTGTGGAAGCTTATACAGCAATGGGTATTAAACGTCGTCACATTATTTGGAACGTCTTATTACGCGAAGCACGCCCATCCATAATTTTAGGCTTAACAATTGCCACAATAGGTCTTATTGGAGCAACGGCAATGGCAGGAATGGTTGGTGCTGGCGGTTTAGGTGATCTCGCATATCGTTACGGTCATTTACGCTATGAGGTCGATGTGATGTATGCGACAGTGTTTATCTTAATCATCCTTGTTCAGATTATTCAATCAATAGGTAACCGCTTTGCTGCGAAACTAAAGAAAGATTAG
- a CDS encoding sensor histidine kinase, which translates to MDVLTIEFILMAIVQFSMLLFFATYVLDLYWSKKQFLIILFVIFLPTFIITPFFGPISILYYLSVLAIMIYRETKVVMNILHVFMALIFLVIGDNISNILTFRLFNGIGNEYLSLISYFFFFIVFGLIFAFCYKKIVKYLISRLVFYNFVSYISVFLGIATVIFMYINIMAIDHDNFYESVQKNLAMFLIYFLLLSISLFVVLYLAFKQYKIKQREQEMKNFESYVASIEQINQDMRKFKHDYINILSTLRTFIDDKNYEGLHTYFYDHILEANHHEQLNQQAMMMLNNLKINSLKGLVTTKILQAQSHHVPFYIEIVEEVTDIDVDPVLLNRMVGILLDNAIEAARGVENGEVRMAFIRMDEIVLLVVSNTFDKKISIKVHEIYQEGFSTKGENRGLGLANLRQITNDLHNVNLNTKISPPYFIQEVEFQKE; encoded by the coding sequence ATGGACGTGCTAACGATTGAATTTATACTAATGGCCATTGTTCAGTTTTCAATGTTATTATTCTTTGCCACATATGTACTAGACTTATATTGGTCCAAAAAACAATTTTTAATCATTTTATTTGTTATATTTTTACCAACCTTTATAATAACCCCTTTTTTTGGACCGATATCCATCTTATATTATTTATCAGTATTAGCCATCATGATTTATCGAGAAACAAAAGTTGTTATGAACATTCTTCATGTGTTTATGGCGCTGATTTTTTTAGTAATCGGCGATAATATTTCTAATATATTGACTTTCCGTTTGTTTAATGGGATAGGAAATGAGTACCTATCATTAATTAGTTATTTCTTTTTTTTTATAGTATTTGGTCTAATATTTGCTTTTTGTTACAAAAAAATTGTGAAATATTTGATCAGTCGCTTGGTATTCTATAACTTCGTTTCGTATATTTCGGTATTCCTTGGTATTGCTACAGTCATCTTTATGTACATCAATATCATGGCAATTGACCATGACAATTTCTATGAAAGTGTTCAAAAAAATTTAGCGATGTTCTTAATTTATTTTCTATTACTTTCAATTAGTCTATTTGTCGTTCTATATTTAGCATTTAAACAATATAAAATAAAGCAACGTGAACAAGAAATGAAAAACTTCGAATCATATGTTGCATCTATTGAACAAATTAACCAGGATATGCGCAAATTCAAACATGACTACATTAATATTTTATCTACATTACGGACATTTATTGATGATAAAAACTATGAAGGTCTACATACATATTTCTATGATCATATTTTAGAAGCGAATCATCATGAACAGCTAAATCAACAAGCGATGATGATGCTAAACAACTTAAAAATAAATAGTTTAAAAGGGTTAGTAACTACAAAAATTTTACAAGCCCAATCACATCATGTACCGTTTTACATTGAAATTGTTGAGGAAGTTACAGATATTGATGTAGACCCAGTTCTTTTAAATCGTATGGTTGGAATTTTACTAGATAATGCAATTGAAGCTGCACGAGGGGTTGAAAATGGCGAAGTCCGCATGGCGTTTATCCGCATGGACGAGATTGTCTTATTAGTTGTGAGTAACACATTTGATAAGAAAATATCTATTAAGGTGCATGAAATTTATCAAGAAGGCTTTTCAACAAAGGGAGAAAATCGAGGTCTAGGCTTAGCTAATTTACGTCAAATAACAAATGATTTACATAACGTCAATTTGAACACGAAAATTAGTCCCCCTTATTTTATTCAAGAAGTTGAGTTTCAAAAGGAGTAG
- a CDS encoding sensor histidine kinase, producing MGNLTIEILLVFIQYFIMLFFCKYVLDLNFSKKQFLFIILIMFLPTAILFLFIGPISILYLVLILAIMVYRETKCIMSILHVFMALIFIVISDNISYIIAFRLLNAIGNEQLIIIGYFLFLIVFAIVFAIFYKRVVKFLSERWVFKSVSYISVFLGIATVIFMYINIMAIDHDNFYESVQKNLAMFLIYFLLLSISLFVVLYLAFKQYKIKQREQEMKNFESYVASIEQINQDMRKFKHDYINILSTLRTFIDDKNYEGLHTYFYDHILEANHHEQLNQQAMMMLNNLKINSLKGLVTTKILQAQSHHVLFYIEIVEEVTDIDVDPVLLNRMVGILLDNAIEAARGVENGEVRMAFIRMDEIVLLVVSNTFDKKISIKVHEIYQEGFSTKGENRGLGLANLRQITNDLHNVNLNTKISPPYFIQEVEFQRSR from the coding sequence ATGGGAAATCTAACAATTGAAATTTTACTAGTCTTTATTCAATATTTTATAATGCTATTTTTCTGTAAATATGTATTAGACTTAAATTTTTCAAAAAAACAATTTCTATTTATTATACTTATTATGTTTTTACCAACAGCTATATTATTTCTATTTATTGGACCAATATCTATCTTATACCTTGTATTGATATTAGCAATTATGGTTTATCGAGAAACAAAATGTATTATGAGCATTCTTCATGTGTTTATGGCGCTTATTTTTATAGTAATTAGCGATAACATATCGTATATAATTGCTTTTCGTTTACTTAATGCAATAGGAAATGAACAGCTAATTATAATCGGCTATTTCTTATTTTTAATAGTATTTGCCATAGTATTCGCCATTTTTTATAAACGAGTTGTGAAATTTTTGAGTGAACGCTGGGTATTTAAAAGTGTTTCATATATTTCGGTATTCCTTGGTATTGCTACAGTCATCTTTATGTACATCAATATCATGGCAATTGACCATGACAATTTCTATGAAAGTGTTCAAAAAAATTTAGCGATGTTCTTAATTTATTTTCTATTACTTTCAATTAGTCTATTTGTCGTTCTATATTTAGCATTTAAACAATATAAAATAAAGCAACGTGAACAAGAAATGAAAAACTTCGAATCATATGTTGCATCTATTGAACAAATTAACCAGGATATGCGCAAATTCAAACATGACTACATTAATATTTTATCTACATTACGGACATTTATTGATGATAAAAACTATGAAGGTCTACATACATATTTCTATGATCATATTTTAGAAGCGAATCATCATGAACAGCTAAATCAACAAGCGATGATGATGCTAAACAACTTAAAAATAAATAGTTTAAAAGGGTTAGTAACTACAAAAATTTTACAAGCCCAATCACATCATGTACTGTTTTACATTGAAATTGTTGAGGAAGTTACAGATATTGATGTAGACCCAGTTCTTTTAAATCGTATGGTTGGAATTTTACTAGATAATGCAATTGAAGCTGCACGAGGGGTTGAAAATGGCGAAGTCCGCATGGCGTTTATCCGCATGGACGAGATTGTCTTATTAGTTGTGAGTAACACATTTGATAAGAAAATATCTATTAAGGTGCATGAAATTTATCAAGAAGGCTTTTCAACAAAGGGAGAAAATCGAGGTCTAGGCTTAGCTAATTTACGTCAAATAACAAATGATTTACATAACGTCAATTTGAACACGAAAATTAGTCCCCCTTATTTTATTCAAGAAGTCGAATTTCAAAGGAGTAGATAA
- a CDS encoding ABC transporter ATP-binding protein, whose translation MLNIHELSKKFGKKKALQPTSLSLNKGIVGLLGPNGAGKTTFLRILSTYYEADTGTIMFNELDWSKDLEKVRKHIGYLPQHIGGFPNLTAREYLEYLGVLRGLDTKQLATDIPAILREVNLEERVDDRIKSFSGGMRQRLGIAQAILHSPDVLLVDEPTAGLDPEERIRFRNLIKRLGKERLVILSTHITEDVAMTCDQVLLMKNGSIEQYASIQEVTHLAKGKVWALEIDSTTYEQVRQNTDILITLTSRMDDVVDLRFIASDSIHPQATPVNPTLEEGYMVWLNKK comes from the coding sequence ATGTTAAATATTCATGAACTATCGAAAAAGTTTGGAAAAAAGAAAGCGCTTCAGCCAACCTCGCTATCATTAAACAAAGGCATTGTCGGTTTATTGGGCCCAAATGGAGCTGGTAAAACTACATTTTTGCGTATCTTATCAACTTATTATGAAGCTGATACAGGCACAATTATGTTTAATGAGCTTGATTGGTCGAAAGATTTGGAAAAGGTACGTAAACATATTGGCTATCTACCACAGCATATAGGTGGGTTTCCTAACTTAACAGCGCGTGAATATTTGGAATATTTAGGTGTCCTTCGAGGGCTTGATACAAAACAGCTTGCTACAGATATTCCTGCTATTTTAAGAGAGGTTAACTTAGAGGAGAGGGTGGATGATCGGATTAAGTCATTTTCTGGTGGGATGCGACAAAGACTTGGTATTGCACAAGCCATTCTGCATAGCCCCGATGTATTGCTTGTCGATGAGCCTACAGCCGGCTTAGACCCTGAGGAGCGAATTCGTTTTAGAAATTTAATTAAACGATTAGGGAAAGAACGACTTGTCATTCTTTCCACGCATATTACGGAAGATGTTGCTATGACATGTGACCAAGTTCTGCTTATGAAAAATGGCAGTATTGAGCAGTATGCATCTATTCAAGAAGTTACTCATCTTGCCAAGGGGAAGGTTTGGGCTTTAGAAATAGATTCAACAACATATGAGCAAGTTCGACAAAATACAGACATACTTATCACGCTAACTTCAAGAATGGATGATGTGGTTGACCTACGCTTTATAGCATCGGATTCCATTCATCCACAGGCTACCCCTGTTAATCCTACCTTAGAGGAGGGATACATGGTTTGGTTAAACAAGAAATAA
- a CDS encoding MetQ/NlpA family ABC transporter substrate-binding protein: protein MKKKNKFLLGLASLTLVAALVGCGTKEDSKDSQDKAINENKIVVGVTSGPHEQITEIVAKVAKENGLEVELKTFSDYVLPNTSLAEGDLDVNSYQHKPFLDAFNKDHKTDLVPVGKTILNPMGLYSEKYKSFDEIPDGATFGLPNDPTNGARALFVLQEAGIIKLKEGADLTASIRDVEENKKNFKFIELEAAQIPKQLSEVDVAAINTNFALDAGINPKKDSILLESTDSPYVNYIAVRAENEDDPTIKKFVEAYQSDEVRKFIEEEFKGSVIPGW, encoded by the coding sequence ATGAAAAAGAAAAACAAATTTTTACTAGGTTTAGCGAGTCTCACATTGGTAGCAGCATTAGTAGGCTGCGGTACTAAAGAAGACAGTAAAGATAGTCAAGATAAGGCTATTAATGAAAATAAAATTGTAGTGGGTGTGACTTCTGGTCCACACGAACAAATTACAGAGATTGTTGCAAAAGTTGCCAAAGAAAATGGCTTAGAGGTTGAACTAAAAACGTTCTCTGATTATGTTTTACCAAATACATCGTTAGCCGAGGGTGATCTTGATGTAAACAGCTATCAACACAAGCCATTCCTCGACGCATTTAACAAAGATCACAAAACAGATTTAGTGCCAGTAGGAAAAACAATTTTAAATCCTATGGGCTTATACTCTGAGAAATATAAATCATTCGATGAGATTCCTGATGGTGCAACATTCGGATTACCAAATGATCCAACAAACGGGGCTCGTGCTCTATTTGTCCTTCAAGAAGCAGGCATCATTAAATTAAAAGAAGGTGCAGACTTAACAGCATCTATTCGCGATGTGGAAGAAAACAAAAAGAATTTCAAATTCATTGAATTGGAGGCTGCACAAATTCCTAAGCAGCTTAGTGAAGTAGATGTGGCAGCTATTAATACGAACTTTGCTCTTGATGCTGGCATTAATCCTAAAAAAGATTCCATCCTTTTAGAATCTACTGACTCTCCTTATGTGAATTACATTGCAGTCCGTGCTGAAAACGAAGATGACCCAACGATCAAAAAATTCGTTGAAGCTTATCAATCTGATGAAGTACGCAAATTTATTGAAGAAGAATTCAAGGGTTCTGTTATTCCGGGCTGGTAA
- a CDS encoding LytR/AlgR family response regulator transcription factor, protein MDIIICEDDLAQLESVKKTIENYAIIEDNGMEIVLATTNPDDVLSFLENDKADCYFLDIDLNHEITGIALGSKIREKDPIASLVYITTHAEMSYLTFIYKLAALDFIIKDHPDTLKDKLLSTLKEAHRRYLKIGEQDNIQKFQIKTTGRTHNIDFQNVYFFEASPGSHKIILHLENEHIEFYGRLKDYEGLYDDFYRCHKSSIVNKSKIKNIDSKERIIFLDNGEVCYVSARLIKGLMK, encoded by the coding sequence ATGGATATTATTATTTGTGAAGATGATTTAGCTCAATTAGAAAGTGTAAAAAAAACAATCGAAAACTACGCTATTATAGAAGATAATGGGATGGAAATTGTGCTGGCCACTACAAATCCTGATGATGTTCTATCATTTTTAGAAAATGATAAAGCGGATTGCTATTTTTTAGATATAGATTTAAATCACGAAATTACTGGTATCGCATTAGGTAGTAAGATTCGAGAAAAAGACCCTATTGCTAGCTTAGTATATATTACAACACATGCTGAAATGAGTTATCTTACATTTATTTATAAACTGGCTGCGTTAGATTTTATCATTAAAGATCACCCAGATACGTTAAAAGATAAATTATTATCTACTTTAAAAGAAGCGCATCGACGTTATTTAAAAATAGGGGAACAAGATAACATTCAAAAATTTCAAATTAAAACAACAGGGCGTACCCATAATATTGATTTTCAAAATGTTTATTTTTTCGAAGCTTCCCCAGGCTCACATAAAATTATTTTACATTTAGAAAATGAACATATTGAATTTTACGGTCGATTAAAAGATTATGAAGGTTTATATGATGATTTTTATCGTTGTCACAAATCTTCTATTGTAAATAAAAGCAAAATTAAAAATATAGATTCTAAGGAAAGAATTATTTTTTTAGATAATGGTGAAGTTTGTTATGTCTCAGCCCGACTTATTAAAGGTTTAATGAAGTAA
- a CDS encoding methionine ABC transporter ATP-binding protein, translated as MIQLENITKEFKTKKGIVKAVDGINLHVKKGEIHGVIGYSGAGKSTLIRCVNLLERPTTGKVLIDNVDITSLSLNDLRKTRQKIGMIFQHFNLLKTATVYNNIAVPLKLLGYNDSEVKNRVAQYAEIVGLTEKLDSYPSQLSGGQKQRVAIARALAQEPEILLSDEATSALDPETTDAILELLLKINRELGITILLITHEMNVIQKICDDVSVLESGKVVEYGSAIELFSKPQHLTTRKFLNTISQRNLSPSLIKQLNVSGSVIRLTFLGESTGKPLLAEVSKVYDVQPNILTANIIELKNGIVGNIVVHLHGEAHVVEKALNYFTENGVAVEELGGELNE; from the coding sequence ATGATTCAATTAGAAAATATAACAAAAGAATTTAAAACTAAAAAAGGTATCGTCAAAGCAGTAGATGGTATTAACTTGCATGTCAAAAAAGGTGAAATTCATGGAGTTATTGGCTACAGCGGTGCAGGAAAAAGTACTCTTATTCGCTGTGTTAATTTATTAGAGCGACCAACAACAGGAAAAGTATTGATCGACAATGTAGATATTACTTCCCTTTCTCTAAATGACCTTCGCAAAACACGTCAAAAAATCGGGATGATCTTCCAGCATTTTAATCTCTTGAAAACAGCGACTGTTTACAACAATATCGCGGTACCATTAAAGCTTCTAGGCTATAACGACTCTGAAGTGAAAAATCGCGTTGCACAATATGCAGAAATTGTTGGCTTAACAGAGAAATTAGATAGCTATCCTAGCCAGCTTTCAGGTGGTCAAAAGCAGCGGGTCGCTATTGCACGTGCCCTTGCCCAAGAGCCTGAGATTTTGCTCAGTGATGAAGCGACGAGTGCTCTCGATCCTGAAACAACTGACGCTATTCTTGAGCTTCTCTTGAAAATTAATCGTGAGCTCGGCATCACTATTTTACTCATTACACATGAAATGAATGTTATTCAAAAAATTTGCGATGATGTATCCGTTCTTGAATCAGGGAAGGTTGTAGAATATGGCTCTGCTATAGAACTATTTTCGAAGCCTCAGCATTTAACGACACGTAAGTTTTTAAATACCATTTCTCAACGCAATTTATCGCCTTCCCTTATCAAGCAATTAAATGTCTCAGGAAGTGTGATTCGTTTAACATTCCTTGGTGAAAGTACTGGGAAACCTTTACTTGCAGAAGTGAGCAAAGTTTATGATGTACAACCAAATATCTTAACAGCTAATATCATTGAATTAAAAAACGGCATTGTCGGTAATATTGTCGTGCATTTACACGGTGAGGCTCATGTCGTAGAAAAAGCACTCAATTATTTTACAGAAAACGGAGTAGCTGTTGAGGAATTAGGAGGCGAATTAAATGAATAG
- a CDS encoding alpha-hydroxy acid oxidase gives MTKTTHSDLLLKNINAQAPFPICFADLEKAVAEKMEAGPFGYIRSGAGGEQTLRNNRAAFEKYSITPRFLQDVSSIDTSIELFGKVHPTPFLFAPVGMNKMAHDEGELAVARAADQLKIPYIQSTVSSYALEDVAQTAPTATKWFQLYWSTNEEIAYSMAARAEAAGFEAIVLTVDTVMLGWREEDVRNQFSPLKLGYARGNYMNDPVFTASLPDDSFESYVQGVLQNIFHPTLNWENVRELKRRSNLPILLKGILHPEDAKLAIENGIDGIIVSNHGGRQLDGVIGSLDALPNIVKVVNGQIPVILDSGVYRGMDALKALALGADAVAIGRPFVYGLALEGQQGVEKVMTNLYDELKVSIALAGATSIKGLRDITLLKDV, from the coding sequence ATGACAAAGACAACACATAGCGATCTACTGTTAAAAAATATAAATGCACAAGCCCCCTTCCCTATTTGCTTTGCAGATTTAGAAAAGGCAGTTGCAGAAAAAATGGAAGCTGGTCCGTTTGGTTACATCCGTTCAGGTGCTGGTGGTGAGCAAACATTACGAAATAACCGTGCAGCCTTTGAAAAATACTCAATTACTCCTCGCTTTTTACAGGATGTTTCAAGTATTGATACGTCGATTGAACTGTTCGGAAAAGTACATCCAACGCCGTTCTTATTTGCCCCTGTCGGCATGAACAAAATGGCGCATGACGAAGGAGAGCTTGCCGTTGCACGTGCAGCTGATCAGTTAAAAATTCCTTATATTCAAAGTACAGTTTCAAGCTATGCACTTGAGGATGTGGCACAAACAGCCCCCACTGCTACTAAATGGTTTCAATTATATTGGTCAACAAATGAGGAAATTGCCTATAGCATGGCCGCTCGAGCCGAGGCTGCTGGTTTTGAGGCAATTGTTTTAACTGTAGATACCGTCATGCTTGGCTGGCGTGAAGAAGATGTTCGCAATCAATTTTCACCTTTAAAACTTGGGTATGCACGAGGAAACTATATGAATGATCCTGTTTTTACTGCTTCCTTACCAGATGATTCATTCGAGTCATATGTACAGGGCGTTTTGCAAAATATTTTCCACCCGACATTAAATTGGGAGAATGTACGTGAATTAAAGCGCCGTTCTAATCTCCCTATATTACTGAAGGGAATCTTACATCCAGAAGACGCAAAGCTAGCTATAGAAAACGGCATTGACGGTATTATCGTATCAAACCATGGTGGTCGCCAATTGGATGGCGTAATTGGTTCACTTGATGCTCTTCCTAACATTGTGAAAGTTGTAAACGGACAAATCCCTGTTATTTTAGATAGCGGTGTGTATCGTGGTATGGATGCTCTTAAGGCACTCGCTTTAGGAGCAGATGCTGTTGCCATTGGTCGTCCCTTCGTCTACGGCCTTGCATTAGAAGGACAGCAAGGAGTCGAAAAAGTAATGACGAATTTATATGATGAATTAAAAGTTTCGATCGCACTAGCAGGGGCAACATCTATCAAGGGACTACGTGATATCACATTGCTGAAAGATGTTTAA
- a CDS encoding glycine C-acetyltransferase → MIRLSKVLNAFLDENLQNLHEQGLYNEIDPVEGANGPIIQVRGKHLINLSSNNYLGLATNEDLKRIAKETIETYGVGAGAVRTINGTLDLHVKLEGKLAEFKGTEAAISYQSGFNCNMAAISAVMDKNDAILSDQLNHASIIDGCRLSRAKIIAYNHSDMDDLRAKAKEAKASGLYNKVMVITDGVFSMDGDIAKLPEIVEIAKEFDLITYVDDAHGSGVTGKGKGTVKHFGLEKEIDFQIGTLSKAIGVVGGYVAGKKNLIDWLKVRSRPFLFSTALPPGDVAAITAAVQMLIDSTELHDKLWENGDYLKAGLAKLGFNIGASETPITPCIIGDEKLTQEFSRRLFEEGVYAKSIVFPTVPKGTGRVRNMPTAAHTKEMLDGALAIYEKVGRELGVIQ, encoded by the coding sequence ATGATACGCTTGTCAAAAGTATTGAATGCATTTTTAGATGAAAACCTACAAAACTTACATGAACAAGGCTTATACAATGAAATTGATCCAGTAGAGGGAGCAAACGGACCCATTATTCAGGTGCGTGGCAAACATCTAATTAATCTATCCTCAAACAACTATCTTGGCTTAGCAACGAATGAAGATTTAAAGCGTATTGCCAAAGAAACAATTGAAACATACGGTGTGGGTGCTGGAGCAGTCCGTACGATTAATGGCACACTTGATTTACACGTAAAATTAGAGGGAAAGCTTGCTGAATTTAAAGGTACAGAGGCAGCGATCTCTTACCAATCAGGTTTTAACTGTAATATGGCAGCTATTTCAGCTGTTATGGATAAAAATGATGCGATTCTTTCAGACCAATTAAACCATGCATCGATTATTGATGGCTGTCGTTTATCACGTGCAAAAATTATTGCCTATAATCACTCCGATATGGATGATTTACGTGCAAAGGCAAAGGAAGCAAAAGCATCAGGCTTATACAATAAAGTCATGGTCATTACTGATGGCGTATTCTCAATGGACGGTGATATTGCAAAATTACCAGAAATCGTTGAGATTGCGAAAGAGTTTGATTTAATAACATATGTCGATGATGCACACGGATCAGGGGTAACAGGTAAAGGAAAAGGCACTGTGAAGCATTTCGGTTTAGAAAAAGAAATTGACTTCCAAATTGGTACACTTTCTAAAGCAATTGGTGTTGTTGGTGGATATGTAGCAGGTAAGAAAAATTTAATTGACTGGCTAAAAGTGCGTTCTCGTCCATTTTTATTCTCAACAGCATTACCACCAGGTGATGTTGCTGCGATTACAGCGGCAGTACAAATGTTGATTGACTCAACAGAGCTTCATGATAAGCTTTGGGAAAATGGCGATTACCTAAAAGCGGGTCTTGCTAAGCTAGGCTTCAATATTGGTGCATCTGAAACGCCAATTACACCATGTATTATTGGTGATGAAAAGCTTACACAGGAATTTTCACGTCGCCTATTTGAAGAAGGCGTCTATGCTAAATCCATCGTTTTCCCAACGGTTCCAAAAGGCACAGGGCGTGTTCGTAACATGCCTACAGCGGCGCATACAAAAGAAATGCTGGACGGCGCTCTAGCAATCTATGAAAAAGTCGGCCGTGAACTAGGCGTTATTCAATAA
- a CDS encoding nucleotide kinase, with protein MNGNVTYYYGHALTGQGIKHLYKEMMDEAELVYILQGAPTFKGAELLKELGYFYVKQGFAVEWFKHALLEDVVEAVYVQGCNRLFVWSSEWGIEPTFLGTKHRVMSFYDCLEEIQLEKVGEQLANTMTERESWREKCISSLTKAIKIHDDWEVVTQSCMNWEALNDQVENLKTDVFQSIVLNKTGIRTHRLLGTLTPRGAENTVDSITKNVSRRLMIKGKPGTGKSSLMKDLADEANARGLDAQIIWCGLDANSVDMVIIPELNFCIFDSTEPHIFDPEDGRLGDEIFDIGKHCAISQEAEVQIEDIRAKYKEAMQDAMGYSKRYAEAEYTVRRLIDNCTSSSLWREKTAPLFERLTK; from the coding sequence TTGAACGGAAATGTGACCTATTATTATGGACACGCACTGACTGGGCAAGGAATTAAACATTTATATAAAGAAATGATGGATGAGGCAGAATTAGTTTATATTTTGCAGGGTGCACCGACGTTTAAAGGAGCTGAGCTTCTTAAAGAGCTTGGGTATTTTTATGTGAAGCAGGGCTTTGCGGTGGAGTGGTTTAAGCATGCTTTGCTGGAGGATGTTGTAGAGGCAGTATACGTTCAAGGCTGTAATCGATTATTTGTATGGTCATCGGAGTGGGGGATTGAACCGACTTTTCTTGGCACAAAGCATCGGGTGATGTCATTTTATGATTGCTTAGAAGAAATCCAGCTTGAAAAGGTTGGTGAACAGCTCGCTAATACGATGACGGAACGAGAGTCATGGCGTGAGAAGTGTATTTCGTCGCTTACTAAAGCTATAAAGATTCATGATGATTGGGAAGTAGTGACACAGAGCTGTATGAACTGGGAGGCATTAAATGACCAGGTTGAAAATTTAAAGACAGATGTTTTCCAATCGATTGTCTTAAACAAAACAGGTATACGCACGCATCGCTTACTCGGAACATTAACACCGAGGGGGGCCGAAAATACTGTAGATAGTATAACGAAAAATGTATCTCGGAGATTGATGATCAAAGGAAAGCCGGGTACAGGTAAATCTTCGTTAATGAAAGATTTAGCAGACGAAGCAAATGCGAGAGGGCTCGATGCACAAATTATTTGGTGTGGCTTGGATGCAAACTCTGTTGACATGGTTATTATTCCGGAATTGAATTTCTGCATCTTTGATAGTACAGAGCCTCATATCTTTGACCCAGAGGACGGCAGACTTGGAGATGAAATATTCGATATAGGGAAACATTGCGCAATTTCACAGGAAGCAGAAGTTCAAATTGAAGATATTCGGGCAAAGTATAAAGAAGCAATGCAGGATGCAATGGGGTATTCGAAGCGTTATGCGGAAGCGGAGTATACTGTCCGTCGATTAATAGATAATTGTACATCGTCATCTCTTTGGCGAGAAAAAACTGCCCCGCTATTCGAAAGATTAACAAAGTAA